One genomic region from Athalia rosae chromosome 3, iyAthRosa1.1, whole genome shotgun sequence encodes:
- the LOC125500377 gene encoding uncharacterized protein LOC125500377, which translates to MSSSSPAQMDRIFGPTQMKYFPAGFSPEFHRQLLPNPIPDIRRLNGIHGLDSFKDRPLVLANPEPPIPGGPAAPVNPPGHPAPPVQGGVPTATNIAAGSNVKNHTASAPPETKNRTKPEFPKILSHFSADEKNSTCLRVPLSTALAVIGTIMTLTCCCALLLRNRFAACLGRLRGKKPSKKSNNKRLSVDEEQGFMPPRTFAKPPKKSGRRGGGPVDVANIGTQNSMSATNGSKESDEVPTGCSNCCSRKKKKNKRKRKK; encoded by the exons ATGTCGTCTTCGTCGCCTGCTCAAATGGACAGAATATTCGGGCCTACccagatgaaatattttcccgCAGGCTTCTCGCCGGAATTTCATCGTCAGCTGCTTCCGAACCCGATTCCAGATATTCGTAGACTGAATGGGATTCACGGTCTCGATTCGTTCAAAGATCGACCTTTGGTCTTGGCGAATCCGGAACCTCCGATACCCGGAGGTCCGGCAGCGCCCGTAAATCCTCCCGGACATCCCGCTCCACCTGTCCAGGGAGGGGTACCCACAGCAACGAATATCGCAGCGGGTTCCAACGTTAAAAATCACACGGCCTCCGCGCCTCCGGAAACCAAGAACCGCACTAAACCGGAATTCCCAAAGATTTTATCCCACTTTTCcgctgacgaaaaaaattccacgtgTTTGAGAGTCCCGTTGAGCACCGCTTTGGCGGTAATCGGAACGATCATGACTTTGACGTGTTGCTGCGCTCTTTTATTGCGGAACAGATTCGCGGCTTGTCTCGGCAGACTCAGAGGGAAAAAGCCTTCTAAGAAGAG CAATAATAAGCGTCTGTCAGTCGATGAGGAGCAAGGCTTCATGCCGCCAAGGACGTTCGCTAAGCCACCGAAGAAGAGTGGACGAAGAGGAGGTGGCCCAGTCGACGTTGCGAACATTGGAACCCAAAATAGTATGTCTGCGACAAATGGATCCAAAGAATCGGACGAAGTGCCAACGGGTTGCAGCAATTGTTGTtcacggaagaagaaaaagaataagagaaagCGCAAAAAGTGA